The following are from one region of the Syngnathus typhle isolate RoL2023-S1 ecotype Sweden linkage group LG22, RoL_Styp_1.0, whole genome shotgun sequence genome:
- the LOC133146229 gene encoding metabotropic glutamate receptor 1-like, whose product MKLQSAVVTTFDDYYLKLRLDTNTRNPWFAEFWQYRFQCRLPGHPQENKNYKKVCAGNESLHENYVQDSKMGFVINAIYAMAHGLHDMHREMCPGQTGLCEAMDPIDGSKLLDYLLKTSFRGVSGEDIYFDQNGDTPGRYDIMNLQNVEDGRYDYINVGSWHEGVLSIDDNKLWMNSSDMVRSVCSDPCSKGQIKVIRKGEVSCCWICTTCKENEIVLDEFTCKACDLGWWPADDLAGCQPLPLKYLDWADVESMVAVAFSCVGILITSFVTFIFIQYRDTPVVKSSSRELCYIILAGIFLGYICPFTLIARPTVASCYLQRLLVGLSSAMCYSALVTKTNRIARILAGSKKKICTRKPRFMSAWAQVVIAFMLISVQLTLEVTLIILEPPEPVKSYPSIREVYLICNTSNLGMVAPLGYNGLLIMSCTYYAFKTRNVPANFNEAKYIAFTMYTTCIIWLAFVPIYFGSNYKIITTSFSVSLSVTVALGCMFTPKMYIIIAKPERNVRSAFTTSDVVRMHVGDGKSAAACGTNSFFNIFRRKKAVSGNANSNGKSVSWSESGARHPPSGGNVWHRLSVHVRKQEAGLNQTAVIRPLTNTPDPHSCQPHTATAARDLGTDPRPPPREPPPSAPPGDDKHHPSHAPLVETHHSHAPVPPAGDSLIFTELPLATPLQEGAPLDERLDLLHDYMYDAKQEGAEGHKLALDDTPALSPPSPFRDSLCSEDSASGSPSIESILGGAHYTAQALRDFAHSSSTL is encoded by the exons ATGAAGCTGCAGTCGGCCGTGGTCACGACCTTCGACGACTACTACCTGAAACTCCGTCTGGACACCAACACCAGGAACCCTTGGTTTGCCGAGTTCTGGCAGTACCGCTTCCAGTGTCGTCTGCCCGGACATCCTCAGGAGAACAAGAACTACAAGAAAGTCTGCGCTG GAAACGAGAGCCTGCATGAAAACTACGTCCAGGACAGCAAAATGGGCTTTGTCATCAACGCCATCTACGCCATGGCGCACGGTCTCCACGACATGCATCGGGAGATGTGCCCGGGCCAGACTGGGCTGTGCGAGGCCATGGACCCCATTGACGGCAGCAAACTTCTCGACTACCTTCTCAAGACCTCCTTCAGGGGCGTCTCCGGCGAGGACATCTACTTTGACCAGAACGGAGACACCCCCGGACG GTACGACATTATGAATCTGCAGAACGTGGAGGACGGCCGCTACGATTACATCAACGTGGGCTCCTGGCACGAAGGCGTCCTGAGTATCGACGACAACAAGCTGTGGATGAACAGCAGTGATATGGTGCGCTCGGTGTGCAGTGACCCCTGCTCCAAAGGTCAAATCAAG GTGATCAGGAAAGGCGAAGTGAGCTGCTGCTGGATCTGCACCACGTGTAAGGAAAATGAGATCGTCCTAGATGAGTTCACCTGCAAGGCTTGTGATCTGGGATGGTGGCCAGCCGACGATTTGGCGG GCTGCCAACCATTGCCTCTGAAATATCTGGACTGGGCTGATGTGGAATCCATGGTGGCGGTGGCATTCTCCTGTGTGGGCATCCTTATCACCTCCTTCGTCACCTTCATCTTCATCCAGTACCGTGACACCCCCGTGGTGAAATCCTCCAGCCGAGAGCTGTGCTACATCATCCTGGCGGGCATCTTCTTGGGTTACATCTGCCCCTTCACCCTGATCGCCCGGCCCACCGTCGCCTCCTGCTACCTGCAGCGCCTCCTGGTGGGCCTGTCGTCGGCCATGTGTTACTCGGCGCTGGTGACCAAAACCAACCGCATCGCTCGCATCCTGGCGGGCAGCAAGAAGAAGATCTGCACCCGCAAGCCGCGTTTCATGAGCGCCTGGGCGCAGGTCGTCATCGCCTTCATGTTGATCAGCGTCCAGCTCACCCTGGAGGTCACCCTCATCATCCTGGAACCGCCCGAACCGGTCAAGTCGTACCCCAGTATCCGCGAGGTCTACCTTATCTGCAATACCAGCAACTTGGGCATGGTGGCGCCGTTGGGCTACAATGGCCTGCTCATCATGAGCTGCACCTACTACGCCTTCAAGACGCGCAACGTGCCGGCCAATTTCAACGAGGCCAAATACATCGCCTTCACCATGTACACCACCTGCATCATCTGGCTGGCTTTCGTGCCCATCTACTTTGGCTCCAACTACAAAATCATCACCACCTCCTTCTCGGTCAGCCTCAGCGTCACTGTGGCGCTGGGCTGCATGTTCACGCCCAAGATGTACATTATCATCGCCAAGCCCGAGAGGAACGTCCGAAGCGCCTTCACCACATCCGACGTGGTGCGAATGCACGTCGGGGACGGCAAGTCGGCCGCGGCATGCGGGACCAACAGCTTCTTCAACATATTCCGCAGGAAGAAGGCCGTATCTGGCAATGCCAA TTCTAACGGCAAGTCTGTGTCATGGTCTGAATCAGGTGCAAGACACCCTCCGAGCGGGGGCAATGTGTGGCACAGACTGTCTGTGCATGTGAGGAAACAGGAAGCCGGCCTGAATCAGACGGCGGTCATCCGACCCCTAACTAACACCCCCGACCCCCACAGTTGTCAGCCCCACACCGCCACCGCCGCCCGTGACCTTGGCACAGACCCCCGCCCGCCCCCGCGCGAGCCGCCGCCGTCTGCCCCGCCCGGCGACGACAAGCACCACCCCAGTCACGCTCCCTTAGTGGAAACGCACCACTCACATGCCCCAGTCCCCCCCGCCGGCGATTCCTTGATCTTCACGGAGCTCCCCTTGGCGACGCCCCTCCAGGAAGGGGCCCCCCTAGATGAGCGGCTGGACCTTTTGCACGATTACATGTATGATGCCAAgcaggaaggggcagaggggcACAAGTTGGCCCTGGACGACACCCCGGCCCTGTCCCCGCCGTCCCCCTTCAGAGACTCGCTGTGTTCCGAGGATTCCGCTTCGGGGTCCCCCTCCATCGAGTCTATTCTGGGGGGGGCCCACTACACCGCCCAAGCCCTCCGAGACTTTGCACACAGCTCCTCGACACtgtga